A window from Kovacikia minuta CCNUW1 encodes these proteins:
- the hemL gene encoding glutamate-1-semialdehyde 2,1-aminomutase produces MITTSLKTTKSEEIFAAAQKLMPGGVSSPVRAFKSVGGQPIVFDRVNGAYIWDVDGNQYIDYVGTWGPAICGHAHPEVIKALHEALEKGTSFGAPCFQENVLAEMVIDAVPSVEMVRFVNSGTEACMSVLRLMRAFTGREKIVKFEGCYHGHADMFLVKAGSGVATLGLPDSPGVPKSTTSNTLTAPFNDLEAVQALFEENPGAIAGVILEPVVGNAGFIPPDAGFLAGLREITRDHEALLVFDEVMTGFRIAYGGAQEKFGITPDLTTLGKVIGGGLPVGAYGGRKDIMQMVAPAGSMYQAGTLSGNPLAMTAGIKTLEILHQPGTYDQLDRMTKRLTDGLLQIAKETGHAACGGNISGMFGLFFTAGPVHNYEDAKASDLSKFSRFHRGMLERGVYLAPSQFEAGFTSLAHTDADIDRTLEAAREVMASL; encoded by the coding sequence TTGATTACGACTAGCTTAAAAACGACTAAATCAGAAGAGATTTTTGCCGCCGCTCAAAAACTCATGCCTGGAGGAGTCAGTTCTCCCGTTCGTGCCTTCAAATCGGTGGGGGGACAGCCGATCGTGTTCGATCGGGTGAACGGCGCTTATATTTGGGATGTGGATGGCAATCAGTACATTGACTATGTGGGCACCTGGGGACCTGCTATCTGCGGTCACGCCCATCCCGAAGTCATCAAAGCTTTGCATGAGGCATTAGAAAAGGGAACCAGCTTTGGTGCCCCCTGTTTTCAGGAAAATGTACTGGCTGAAATGGTGATTGATGCCGTTCCCAGTGTTGAAATGGTGCGCTTTGTCAATTCCGGCACGGAAGCCTGTATGTCCGTGCTGCGCCTGATGCGTGCCTTTACTGGGCGAGAAAAGATTGTTAAGTTCGAGGGTTGCTATCACGGCCATGCAGATATGTTCCTGGTAAAAGCGGGATCGGGCGTGGCGACCCTCGGTCTTCCCGACTCCCCCGGTGTGCCAAAATCGACGACCAGTAACACCCTGACTGCTCCTTTTAATGATTTAGAAGCAGTTCAGGCTTTGTTTGAAGAAAATCCAGGGGCGATCGCAGGGGTAATTTTGGAACCCGTAGTGGGCAATGCTGGCTTTATTCCGCCCGATGCGGGCTTTTTGGCAGGGTTGCGGGAAATTACCCGTGACCATGAGGCACTTCTCGTCTTTGATGAAGTTATGACAGGTTTCCGGATTGCCTACGGGGGTGCCCAGGAAAAGTTTGGCATTACCCCCGACTTAACCACCCTCGGTAAGGTAATTGGTGGGGGTTTGCCAGTCGGTGCTTATGGGGGGCGCAAGGACATTATGCAAATGGTGGCTCCCGCTGGCTCAATGTACCAGGCAGGGACACTCTCTGGTAATCCATTGGCAATGACAGCGGGGATCAAAACCCTGGAAATTCTGCACCAACCGGGAACCTATGACCAACTCGATCGAATGACCAAACGGCTCACTGATGGCTTGCTGCAAATTGCCAAAGAGACCGGACACGCCGCCTGTGGTGGAAACATCAGTGGGATGTTCGGTCTCTTCTTTACAGCAGGCCCAGTTCACAACTACGAAGATGCGAAAGCCTCTGACCTGAGCAAATTCAGCCGTTTCCATCGCGGTATGTTAGAGCGTGGCGTTTACCTGGCACCTTCTCAATTTGAAGCAGGCTTCACCTCTTTGGCTCACACTGATGCGGATATCGATCGCACCCTGGAAGCAGCACGGGAAGTTATGGCAAGCCTGTAG
- a CDS encoding PQQ-dependent sugar dehydrogenase, whose protein sequence is MSPDNQYLYATALDGQIRRWQIGADGSLSGLQTFSGLISNPNRPPELIGLAFDPTNSNVLWVVQNTPTGTADAEDFTGKIVKITLAGGPNFTGTVQNYVTGLPRSARDHFSNSLRFGPDGNLYLTQGSNTSAGVGDTAWGGRQERLLSAAMLQINPNLTPPAGGFNVQTENYTTAGGTVIPGNYNPYAANAPVKLYATGLRNDFDFIFHSNGSLYAPTNGSGGGGITPDNPNTPANEGLTNVNSRPDYLFRVQQGGYYGHPNPSRGEYIMAGGNPTAGTDPDEVSGNPGVSGYAVGTMPDPDYQFALLNLGVSRAPTGVIEYQSNTFGGRLRNRIVYTEYSAGDDIVVLDLDQNGNVTGTSILAGGSVNPDWGMANPVDLIENTANGNLYVAELYPQGYGPGTTPGRIRLLKPA, encoded by the coding sequence ATGAGTCCAGACAACCAGTACCTCTACGCCACCGCCCTCGATGGTCAGATTCGGCGTTGGCAAATCGGAGCTGACGGCAGTTTATCTGGGCTACAAACCTTCTCTGGCTTGATCAGCAATCCCAACCGTCCCCCCGAACTGATTGGACTTGCCTTTGACCCCACTAACTCAAATGTGCTTTGGGTTGTACAAAATACCCCAACAGGTACCGCTGACGCCGAAGACTTTACAGGCAAAATTGTCAAGATTACTTTAGCTGGTGGCCCAAACTTTACGGGCACTGTGCAGAACTATGTGACGGGTTTACCCCGTTCAGCCAGAGATCATTTCAGCAATAGCCTCCGCTTCGGACCCGATGGTAATCTTTACCTGACTCAGGGTAGCAACACTTCAGCGGGGGTGGGAGACACAGCCTGGGGAGGGCGTCAGGAGCGTCTGCTATCTGCGGCTATGTTGCAGATCAATCCCAATCTCACACCCCCAGCGGGTGGATTTAATGTTCAGACTGAGAATTATACGACCGCTGGAGGCACCGTTATTCCAGGGAACTACAACCCCTATGCCGCCAATGCCCCGGTTAAACTTTATGCAACGGGGTTACGCAACGATTTTGATTTCATCTTCCATAGCAATGGTTCCCTTTATGCACCAACGAATGGATCGGGGGGAGGTGGGATTACCCCTGACAACCCCAATACCCCTGCAAATGAAGGATTGACCAATGTCAATAGTCGTCCAGATTACCTGTTCCGGGTGCAGCAGGGCGGCTATTATGGGCATCCCAATCCGTCCCGTGGAGAGTACATTATGGCAGGGGGCAATCCTACGGCAGGAACCGACCCAGACGAAGTTTCTGGGAATCCGGGGGTTAGCGGCTACGCCGTAGGCACGATGCCTGATCCAGACTATCAGTTTGCGCTGCTTAATTTAGGGGTGAGTCGGGCACCGACCGGAGTGATTGAGTATCAGTCCAACACATTTGGAGGACGGCTGCGCAACCGGATTGTGTACACCGAGTACAGTGCCGGGGATGACATTGTAGTGCTGGATCTGGATCAAAACGGGAATGTGACAGGGACGAGCATTTTGGCAGGGGGATCGGTCAACCCTGATTGGGGGATGGCTAACCCGGTGGATTTGATTGAGAATACTGCGAATGGGAATCTCTATGTTGCGGAGTTGTATCCCCAGGGGTATGGTCCTGGTACAACACCCGGACGGATTCGATTGCTAAAGCCCGCCTAG
- a CDS encoding FG-GAP-like repeat-containing protein, with protein sequence MSFTSTNTSLSLGQDLVWRNQATGENVIWRMAGASLSVSTPITSLSSSSWRMQGTGDFNDDGNSDLLWRNQATGQNVAWLMNGTSLSTAISITALNNSNWQIGGIGDFNNDGYSDLAWRNRATGQDVLWLMNGTSLSTAVSIATVKNTNWRIQGTGDFNGDGFSDLVWRDPSTGMDVIWLMNGTTLSTAVSINSVKNANWQIEAVGDFNNDANSDLVWHNHATGQNVIWLMNGTTLSSAVFTTPSSDPNWQLEGTGIFLQLAPAVNLALSNDTGFSGSDRLTADASLAGQITGESITQIQISVNGNPFSNFTNPLDPNGNFTISVAQLASYNGGALNNGSQTVILRATNVKGTSTTTLQFTFDTTAGTATATAANVTIATSTPTTYNFTVTYGDNTAIDISSLSTGDVQVTGPNGFSQVATLIEVNTNTDGTPRTATYQIAAPGTTWNSYDNGLYTLTLAAGQIWDVAGNLIAAGRIGSFNTAIAFNTQRINFQPSPVPVPANYTIDFGQGFDDARGYGWVNQGSTTALDITSRVFDRNATLNGAAVDQRLDTVALMQTGGTAAAWEFALANGRYSVTASVGDTAGGSNQLLRAEGQTLVPAFTAGGFQTFKLATLTVDVADGHLTIDAIGGTDTRINFIEISPVSTGLHPSVASSPYANATNVNRRAAINLSDLNLVGVGQGVDASTLTASNVQLYRTRDNALVASNVNTSGGADTIVVQPISALDANTQYTLRITDGVKDLGGRSFLPYSLTFTTGTDLTQPTGVNFNQSIVLFWCSPGEPAYESRQPVPLRHRPRWSDSALANRS encoded by the coding sequence TCAAGCGACTGGACAAAATGTGGCATGGCTGATGAATGGGACTAGCCTATCTACCGCTATCTCTATCACAGCGCTGAACAATTCTAATTGGCAGATAGGAGGTATTGGAGATTTTAACAATGATGGTTACTCTGATCTGGCTTGGCGCAATCGAGCAACCGGGCAGGATGTCCTCTGGCTGATGAACGGGACTAGTCTATCTACTGCCGTCTCGATCGCAACGGTCAAAAATACCAACTGGCGAATTCAGGGTACTGGGGATTTCAACGGCGACGGGTTTTCTGATCTGGTGTGGCGTGACCCATCAACTGGAATGGACGTCATCTGGCTAATGAATGGCACCACACTATCAACTGCTGTGTCGATCAACTCGGTCAAAAACGCAAATTGGCAGATTGAAGCTGTTGGAGATTTTAATAACGATGCCAATTCTGATCTGGTATGGCATAACCATGCAACTGGGCAGAATGTCATTTGGTTGATGAATGGCACCACGCTGTCTAGTGCTGTCTTCACTACGCCATCTTCTGATCCCAATTGGCAACTTGAAGGAACCGGAATTTTTCTCCAACTTGCTCCGGCTGTTAACCTTGCTCTGTCTAATGATACAGGCTTTTCTGGGAGCGATCGTCTGACGGCTGATGCTTCCCTGGCAGGACAAATTACAGGTGAAAGCATTACCCAAATTCAAATTAGTGTTAACGGCAATCCCTTTAGCAATTTCACCAACCCGCTTGATCCGAACGGTAATTTTACAATTAGTGTGGCTCAACTCGCTAGCTATAATGGCGGTGCTTTGAACAACGGTTCTCAAACCGTTATTCTACGGGCAACAAACGTTAAAGGTACGAGTACAACAACCCTCCAGTTTACCTTTGACACAACAGCAGGTACTGCAACGGCAACGGCTGCCAATGTCACAATAGCAACCAGTACGCCCACAACGTACAATTTCACGGTTACCTATGGCGATAACACTGCCATTGATATCAGTTCTTTGAGTACGGGTGATGTGCAGGTTACTGGCCCCAACGGCTTTAGTCAGGTTGCTACCCTGATCGAAGTCAATACTAATACTGACGGTACTCCCCGTACCGCCACTTACCAAATTGCTGCCCCTGGAACCACTTGGAATTCCTACGATAATGGTCTCTATACATTGACTTTAGCGGCAGGGCAAATATGGGATGTGGCAGGCAATCTGATCGCTGCTGGCCGTATCGGTAGTTTCAATACTGCAATTGCTTTCAATACCCAACGTATTAACTTCCAACCCTCCCCAGTTCCTGTTCCGGCGAACTATACCATAGATTTTGGGCAGGGTTTTGATGATGCTCGTGGTTATGGTTGGGTGAACCAGGGCAGTACGACGGCTCTGGATATCACCTCTCGCGTCTTCGATCGCAATGCCACCCTCAACGGAGCCGCCGTTGACCAACGACTTGATACTGTAGCACTAATGCAAACTGGGGGAACCGCTGCGGCATGGGAATTCGCCCTCGCTAATGGGCGCTACAGCGTTACTGCCAGCGTTGGCGATACCGCAGGCGGCAGTAACCAACTCCTCCGCGCCGAAGGGCAGACCCTGGTTCCAGCCTTTACTGCAGGTGGGTTCCAAACCTTCAAACTTGCGACTCTTACCGTTGATGTTGCGGATGGTCATCTCACGATTGATGCGATCGGGGGCACCGATACCCGGATCAACTTCATCGAAATTTCTCCTGTTTCCACCGGACTTCACCCCAGCGTTGCATCCTCCCCCTACGCCAATGCTACTAACGTCAACCGTCGGGCTGCTATCAATTTGAGTGACTTGAACCTAGTGGGCGTGGGGCAGGGGGTTGATGCCTCCACCCTAACTGCCTCGAATGTGCAACTCTACCGTACCCGCGACAATGCCCTTGTAGCCAGCAACGTCAACACTAGCGGAGGTGCAGATACCATTGTTGTTCAGCCCATTTCCGCTCTGGATGCCAATACCCAATATACGCTTCGGATCACGGATGGAGTGAAGGATTTAGGCGGTCGCAGTTTCCTTCCTTATAGCCTCACATTTACCACAGGCACCGATTTAACCCAACCAACGGGGGTAAACTTCAACCAGTCGATCGTCCTTTTCTGGTGCTCCCCTGGCGAGCCTGCTTATGAGTCCAGACAACCAGTACCTCTACGCCACCGCCCTCGATGGTCAGATTCGGCGTTGGCAAATCGGAGCTGA
- a CDS encoding ChaB family protein produces the protein MSYKTNQDLPFSIRDRLSETAQNLYRIAFNSAIQWYGEESKAHRIALSAVRNQAARWNSALS, from the coding sequence ATGTCTTACAAAACGAATCAAGATTTGCCCTTCAGTATTCGCGATCGCCTCTCTGAGACTGCCCAAAATCTTTACCGTATCGCCTTTAATTCAGCCATTCAGTGGTATGGAGAAGAGTCGAAAGCCCACAGAATTGCTTTAAGTGCAGTCAGAAATCAAGCGGCAAGATGGAATAGCGCTCTCAGCTAA
- a CDS encoding DUF4332 domain-containing protein, translating to MVAKMGKSLPKSARSQSDLSSNWKIEQLPGLDAEDVQKLKDCDIKTTQQLLRRTTTPAQKHILATQLQIHIQHVNKWAAMADLAQIPAVGCQYCGLLLHTGICCPAQLAETSLHLLHKQVLRFYVATLQRQDLCPPKEQLVEWIQQARLFVINSKHEAGRRKNNLP from the coding sequence GTGGTGGCGAAAATGGGCAAGTCTCTTCCTAAATCTGCTCGTTCGCAAAGCGATCTCTCAAGCAATTGGAAGATTGAACAATTACCTGGATTAGATGCCGAAGATGTCCAAAAGCTGAAGGATTGCGATATCAAAACAACCCAACAATTGCTTCGGCGGACAACCACACCTGCTCAAAAGCACATCCTGGCAACCCAACTCCAGATCCATATCCAGCATGTAAACAAATGGGCGGCGATGGCAGACTTAGCACAGATTCCCGCTGTGGGGTGCCAGTATTGCGGGCTGTTGCTTCATACTGGAATTTGCTGTCCTGCCCAGTTGGCAGAGACTTCCTTGCACCTGTTGCACAAACAAGTTCTGCGATTCTATGTGGCGACTTTGCAACGCCAGGATTTGTGCCCCCCTAAAGAACAACTGGTTGAGTGGATTCAGCAAGCCCGCCTGTTTGTTATCAATTCAAAACATGAGGCAGGCAGGCGGAAGAACAACCTTCCCTGA